In Thermofilaceae archaeon, the DNA window AGCGTGATCGGTGAGAGGATCCCCCGGGAAGCGGAGAAGATCAGGAGCGTGCTCGACGCAATCGGGGAGGGCAAGCTGAACTTGAGAGAGCTGGCTCAAGCCCTACTGAGGGGCGAGTTGAGCGAGGCGGAGATCGCTGCCGAGCAGGCCGGCGTGGACCCGGCCGTCCTCGGCTCCCTCGTCGCGTGGTCCCTGCAGCCCGCCTACGCGGCGCTGTCGGAGGCCGTAACGAGAGAGGCTGACTTGAGCGGCTGGAGCACCGGTAGGTGCCCCGTCTGCGGCAGTTACGCCGCGCTCGGCTTCATCGACCGGGAGGGGGCTTTCCACCTGAAATGCCAGTTCTGCGGGACGGAGTGGGGCTACCCGAGCGGTAAGTGCCCGTTCTGCGGTAACGACGAGTCCGACCTCATCAGCGTGATTGACCTGGGCGAGGGTAGACCACTGCTGCTCGACATCTGCCACGTGTGCGGGGGCTACTGGAAGGTTGTTGACGAACGCCTTTCCACCGTTGACGTGCCGAGGGACCTGTACGACCTTTGGACGCTGATCCTCGACGCGCTGGCCAAGAGGTTCGCGGGCCGCTAGATCACCGTTTAAACCCCCTTTTTCCCATCTCTAGCGTGGGTCTAGAAGGGGGGTTGAGCAGGAGGGAGAGGGTTTTAACCGCGCTGCGGCACGAGGAGCCCGATAGGGTCCCCATCGATCTGGGCGCGATGGCCTCGACGGGCATCCACGCGGTAGCGTACGCAGCCCTCAAGCGCCACCTGGGTCTGAAGGGAGGGGTCGTACGCGTTTACGACGTCGGGCAGCAGCTGGCTGAGCCGGAGAGGGAGGTGCTCGAGCTCTTCCACGTGGACGTCCTCGACATCACTAGGAGCCTAGAGCCGTGCGGACCAGACGAGAGGAAGTGGAAGCCCTGGGTGTTGCCTGACGGTACTCCGTGCGAGATACCCGACTGGTTCAACCCTCAGCCGGACGGGAGGGGGGGCTGGGTGGTGAAGGATGCGTCCGGCACCGTGGTTTCGAGGATGCCAGCCGGGGGCTTCTACTTCGGCGGAGTGGATAGCTGGCACGGGAGGCCTCCGCTCGCTGACGTCAGGAGCCCCGAGGACGTGGACGGTTACAACTGGGAAGCCCACAGAGTGAGCGACACGCGCGTGGAGTGGCTGCGCAGAAAGGCCGAGCACCTCTACAGGTTCACCGATTACGCGCTGATGTTCTCCACCTACATGGGCTTCCACGAGTGGGGTCAGGGCCTGCGTGGGTGGAGCACGTGGCTCGCCGACCTAGTGCACAGGCGGGTTCTAGCCCATAGGATCCTGGACCGAATGCTCGAAGTGAACCTCTACAACTTGAAGAAGTACGTTGAAGCTTTGAAGGACTACGTTCAGATCATCGAGTTCGGGGACGACCTGGGCACGCAGCTGGGGCCCCAGATACCTCCGAGGGTTTACCGGGAGATGCTGAAGCCCTACCACGAGGAGCTTTTCCGGTACGTGAAAAGGCACTCGAGGATGTTCGTCTTCCTCCACTCCTGCGGCTCCATTTACGCGCTGATACCCGACCTCATCGACGCGGGCGTCGACGTGCTCAACCCCGTGCAGATCTCGGCGAGGGACATGGAGCCGGAGAAGCTGAAGCGAGAGTTCGGCGAGCAGGTCACCTTCTGGGGTGGCGGCTGCGATACCCAGAGGGTGCTACCCTTCGCCACTCCAGCGGAGGTCGCTGAGCACGTCAGGAGGAACGTGGAGACGTTCAAGCCTGGCGGAGGCTTCGTCTTCGTCCAAGTCCACAACATACAACCCCGCGTCCCACCCGAGAACATCGTCGCCATGTTCAAAGCT includes these proteins:
- a CDS encoding formate dehydrogenase accessory protein FdhE, whose protein sequence is MGIREKIGLIRGYIPADDATVEAFSDLLEKQAQLKTRYAETLSRVDVKSLGRTIAEGKPAASEAGIWLTEEEIAEGVRAVASVIGERIPREAEKIRSVLDAIGEGKLNLRELAQALLRGELSEAEIAAEQAGVDPAVLGSLVAWSLQPAYAALSEAVTREADLSGWSTGRCPVCGSYAALGFIDREGAFHLKCQFCGTEWGYPSGKCPFCGNDESDLISVIDLGEGRPLLLDICHVCGGYWKVVDERLSTVDVPRDLYDLWTLILDALAKRFAGR
- a CDS encoding uroporphyrinogen decarboxylase family protein, giving the protein MGLEGGLSRRERVLTALRHEEPDRVPIDLGAMASTGIHAVAYAALKRHLGLKGGVVRVYDVGQQLAEPEREVLELFHVDVLDITRSLEPCGPDERKWKPWVLPDGTPCEIPDWFNPQPDGRGGWVVKDASGTVVSRMPAGGFYFGGVDSWHGRPPLADVRSPEDVDGYNWEAHRVSDTRVEWLRRKAEHLYRFTDYALMFSTYMGFHEWGQGLRGWSTWLADLVHRRVLAHRILDRMLEVNLYNLKKYVEALKDYVQIIEFGDDLGTQLGPQIPPRVYREMLKPYHEELFRYVKRHSRMFVFLHSCGSIYALIPDLIDAGVDVLNPVQISARDMEPEKLKREFGEQVTFWGGGCDTQRVLPFATPAEVAEHVRRNVETFKPGGGFVFVQVHNIQPRVPPENIVAMFKAAFEHGWYARSP